One region of Parafrankia discariae genomic DNA includes:
- a CDS encoding SAM-dependent methyltransferase, which produces MCNQGVVPIVLAHARALFTGTAAGRTAYLDADLRDPEAILASAELRGILDLTRPVALSLIAILHFFPDADDPAAIVRRLTDALPAGSFLIISHGTGDIAPEATRRVAGVYNQRGIPFRTRSRAEVTALVPPGLELAEPGLGLLHRWRPDTDPQQWADEDISAYALVARKPQPDSSFARGSPGRRSVSR; this is translated from the coding sequence ATGTGTAACCAAGGGGTGGTACCGATCGTCCTGGCACACGCCCGCGCCCTGTTCACCGGCACGGCGGCGGGCCGGACCGCCTACCTCGACGCCGACCTGCGCGACCCCGAGGCGATCCTGGCCTCCGCCGAGCTGCGCGGCATCCTCGACCTCACCCGCCCGGTCGCCCTCTCACTGATCGCGATCCTGCACTTCTTCCCGGACGCCGACGACCCCGCCGCGATCGTGCGGCGGCTCACCGACGCGCTGCCCGCCGGCAGCTTTCTGATCATCAGCCACGGCACCGGGGACATCGCGCCCGAGGCGACCCGGCGGGTGGCGGGCGTCTACAACCAGCGCGGCATCCCCTTCCGGACCCGTAGCCGGGCCGAGGTGACCGCGCTCGTCCCGCCCGGCCTGGAACTGGCCGAGCCGGGCCTGGGGCTGCTGCACCGCTGGCGTCCCGACACCGACCCGCAGCAGTGGGCGGACGAGGACATCAGCGCCTACGCGCTGGTCGCCCGCAAGCCCCAGCCCGACAGTTCGTTTGCTCGCGGTTCACCGGGCCGCCGTAGTGTCAGCCGGTGA